One genomic window of Salvia miltiorrhiza cultivar Shanhuang (shh) chromosome 4, IMPLAD_Smil_shh, whole genome shotgun sequence includes the following:
- the LOC131021533 gene encoding uncharacterized protein LOC131021533: protein MWHYNKGGEASSPTIILKTSRSLRAVHFHPHAAPFLLTAEVNDLDSSDPSMTLATSRGYLHYPPPTIYLADAHSNYRSNSGNDVPVMSVPFLIWPSISIGDGASQQSDVDMSSSASQQRVDTSASVRLLTYSTPSGQYELVLSPVESSSSTTQDERLNNFSTRETGNAVSEHAMDAMETDMPVEARSNQFFPFGDPANWELPFLQGWLIGQSQAGQRAMHSQNGGSNEGLPSHSAIGNLSAVVPPVIPSTVGNLRVPGRSGSRHQSSRTRAIPTSRSGDTTAINNSRPEQSNSQPFMNQIQSEVATSLAAAAAAELPCTVKLRIWPHNVTNPCLPLDLERCRLTIPHAVLCSEMGAHFSPCGRFLAVCVACVLPTSDADPGFHSQIHDDTGASTSPTRHPISAHRVMYELRIYSLEEATFGFVLASRAIRAAHCLTSIQFSPTSEHLLLAYGRRHSSLLKSVVIDGDTTVPIYTILEIYRVSDMELVRVLPSAEDEVNVACFHPLVGGGLVYGTKEGKLRILQCDGSHGFSSKEPRIPDDNMVEVPTFSLEG, encoded by the exons ATGTGGCATTACAACAAGGGAGGGGAGGCTTCCTCACCAACAATCATATTAAAGACTAGCCGTTCGCTCCGTGCTGTGCATTTCCACCCACACGCTGCACCATTTCTTTTAACTGCTGAG GTCAATGATCTTGACTCATCAGACCCTTCAATGACCCTTGCAACTTCGCGTGGCTACTTGCACTACCCTCCTCCTACTATATATTTGGCAGATGCACATTCCAATTATCGATCAAATTCAGGAAATGATGTTCCTGTCATGTCTGTACCGTTTTTAATATGGCCCTCAATCAGCATAGGCGATGGAGCTTCACAACAAAGTGATGTGGACATGAGCTCTAGTGCTTCACAACAAAGGGTGGATACTTCTGCCTCCGTACGACTGCTCACGTATTCAACTCCATCAGGACAGTATGAACTAGTATTGTCTCCTGTAGAATCTAGTAGCTCCACTACACAAGATGAGCGGCTAAATAATTTTTCAACAAGGGAAACAGGAAATGCTGTTTCTGAGCATGCAATGGATGCGATGGAAACAGATATGCCAGTCGAAGCGAGAAGCAATCAATTTTTCCCATTTGGTGACCCAGCAAATTGGGAGCTGCCATTCTTGCAGGGATGGTTGATTGGTCAAAGCCAAGCCGGCCAACGTGCAATGCACTCACAAAATGGAGGCAGTAATGAAGGTTTGCCTTCCCATAGTGCTATCGGGAACCTATCAGCTGTGGTTCCTCCAGTAATTCCTAGTACCGTTGGTAATTTAAGGGTTCCTGGAAGATCTGGCTCACGGCACCAGTCTTCACGCACCCGTGCAATACCAACTTCCAGATCTGGAGATACCACTGCTATTAACAATAGCCGACCTGAGCAGAGCAATTCACAGCCTTTCATGAACCAAATCCAGTCTGAGGTGGCCACATCACtggctgcagctgcagctgctgAGTTGCCTTGTACCGTAAAGCTTAGAATATGGCCTCATAATGTGACAAATCCATGTTTACCTCTTGATTTAGAACGATGTCGATTAACAATTCCTCATGCTGTACTTTGTAG TGAAATGGGTGCTCATTTTTCACCTTGTGGAAGGTTTTTGGCGGTCTGTGTAGCATGCGTTCTACCAACATCGGATGCTGATCCAGGGTTTCATAGCCAAATTCATGATGATACTGGGGCCTCGACATCCCCTACTAGACATCCGATTTCAGCTCACCGGGTTATGTATGAGCTCAGGATATATTCCTTAGAAGAGGCCAC ATTTGGCTTCGTTCTGGCCTCTCGGGCTATCAGAGCTGCTCACTGTTTGACTTCAATACAG TTTTCTCCAACCTCGGAGCATCTTTTACTTGCCTATGGTCGGCGCCATAGTTCACTTCTTAAAAGTGTTGTCATTGATGGAGATACAACAGTACCCATTTACACTATTCTGGAG ATCTACAGAGTTTCTGATATGGAACTTGTGCGAGTTCTTCCAAGTGCAGAGGATGAGGTGAATGTAGCTTGTTTCCACCCTTTAGTTGGAGGTGGGCTTGTATACGGAACCAAG GAAGGAAAGCTGAGGATCCTTCAATGTGATGGTTCACATGGCTTCAGTTCCAAGGAACCCCGCATTCCTGATGATAACATGGTGGAG GTTCCAACATTTTCATTGGAAGGTTGA
- the LOC131021534 gene encoding uncharacterized protein LOC131021534 isoform X1, which yields MHSQNGGSNEGLPSHSAMGNLSAVVPPVIPSTVGNLRVPGRSGSRHQSSRTRAIPTSRSGDTTAINNSRPEQSNSQPFMNQIQSEVATSLAAAAAAELPCTVKLRIWPHNVTNPCLPLDLERCRLTIPHAVLCSEMGAHFSPCGRFLAVCVACVLPTSDADPGFHSQIHDDTGASTSPTRHPISAHRVMYELRIYSLEEATFGFVLASRAIRAAHCLTSIQFSPTLEHLLLAYGRRHSNLLKSVVIDGDTTVPIYTILEIYRVSDMELVRVLPSAEDEVNAACFHPLVGGGLVYGTKEGKLRILQCDGSHGFSSKEPRIPDDNMVEVPTFALEG from the exons ATGCACTCACAAAATGGAGGCAGTAATGAAGGTTTGCCTTCCCATAGTGCTATGGGGAACTTATCAGCTGTGGTTCCTCCAGTAATTCCTAGTACCGTTGGTAATTTAAGGGTTCCTGGAAGATCTGGCTCACGGCACCAGTCTTCACGCACCCGTGCAATACCAACTTCCAGATCTGGAGATACCACTGCTATTAACAATAGCCGACCTGAGCAGAGCAATTCACAGCCTTTCATGAACCAAATCCAGTCTGAGGTGGCCACATCACtggctgcagctgcagctgctgAGTTGCCTTGTACTGTAAAGCTTAGAATATGGCCTCATAATGTGACAAATCCATGTTTACCTCTTGATTTAGAACGATGTCGATTAACAATTCCTCATGCTGTACTTTGTAG TGAAATGGGTGCTCATTTTTCACCTTGTGGAAGGTTTTTGGCGGTCTGTGTAGCATGCGTTCTACCAACATCGGATGCTGATCCAGGGTTTCATAGCCAAATTCATGATGATACTGGGGCCTCGACATCCCCTACTAGACATCCGATTTCAGCTCACCGGGTTATGTATGAGCTCAGGATATATTCCTTAGAAGAGGCCAC ATTTGGCTTCGTTCTGGCCTCTCGGGCTATCAGAGCTGCTCACTGTTTGACTTCAATACAG TTTTCTCCAACCTTGGAGCATCTTTTACTTGCCTATGGTCGGCGCCATAGTAATCTTCTTAAAAGTGTTGTCATTGATGGAGATACAACAGTACCCATTTACACTATTCTGGAG ATCTACAGAGTTTCTGATATGGAACTTGTGCGAGTTCTTCCAAGTGCAGAGGATGAGGTGAATGCAGCTTGTTTCCACCCTTTAGTTGGAGGTGGGCTTGTATACGGAACCAAG GAAGGAAAGCTGAGGATCCTTCAATGTGATGGTTCACATGGCTTCAGTTCCAAGGAACCCCGCATTCCTGATGATAACATGGTGGAG GTTCCAACATTTGCATTGGAAGGTTGA